One region of Abditibacteriota bacterium genomic DNA includes:
- the rbfA gene encoding 30S ribosome-binding factor RbfA, with amino-acid sequence MTQKQKKVNELMRQEVSISVMRDIKNPHLGFVTVTRCEVSADISYCKVFVTVLGDDKAREDNLLLLKNAADFIRVCISKRVRMRQVPALDFRIDTSIDETQHLLEVMEKDRIAHSYGEGGDEEHDD; translated from the coding sequence ATGACACAGAAACAGAAAAAGGTCAACGAGCTCATGAGGCAGGAGGTCAGCATCTCCGTCATGCGGGATATCAAGAATCCCCATCTGGGCTTTGTGACCGTGACCCGCTGCGAGGTCAGCGCCGATATCAGCTATTGCAAGGTGTTTGTCACCGTGCTGGGAGACGACAAGGCCAGGGAGGACAATCTGCTGCTCCTGAAGAACGCTGCGGACTTCATAAGGGTCTGCATATCCAAGCGCGTCCGCATGCGGCAGGTCCCCGCTCTGGACTTCAGGATAGACACCTCCATTGACGAGACTCAGCATCTGCTGGAGGTCATGGAAAAGGACAGGATAGCCCACAGCTATGGCGAAGGAGGGGATGAGGAACATGATGACTAA
- a CDS encoding bifunctional oligoribonuclease/PAP phosphatase NrnA, with the protein MMTKDISVFLSKLMCYNRILIAGHVSPDADAIGSLLALGRFLSSKGKQVSLFVKDGCPDTCSFLEGSDSISGELDEEALGCELLLLTDCSDVKRTGCEAALDGIKNKAVLDHHVCHGEPECSFGLVDPDACSASILVYKLILAANSQPDICTSEAILTGIAGDTGAFRFSNTTSEVLSVVADLTERGARLHEIIKEYFLSRPIRVVRLLGKVLHGLRFYYDNKVAVAVILNEDFDGINKTDLEGINTEINSIRDLRLSVLLREEEKGSFRCSLRSDGYVDCSRLAAVFDGGGHKNAAGCTLRRASSEEAVEDIMKEVANWKASFV; encoded by the coding sequence ATGATGACTAAGGATATCTCGGTCTTCCTTTCGAAGCTCATGTGCTACAACCGGATACTCATCGCTGGTCACGTGAGCCCCGATGCAGACGCCATCGGCTCTCTCCTGGCTCTGGGCCGGTTTTTGTCCTCCAAGGGCAAGCAGGTCAGCCTGTTTGTCAAGGACGGCTGCCCCGACACCTGCTCGTTCCTGGAGGGCTCCGACAGCATCTCCGGAGAACTGGACGAGGAGGCTCTGGGCTGCGAGCTGCTGCTCCTGACGGACTGCTCCGACGTGAAGAGGACCGGCTGCGAGGCGGCTCTCGACGGCATCAAAAACAAGGCGGTGCTGGACCATCACGTATGTCACGGAGAGCCGGAGTGCAGCTTTGGCCTGGTGGACCCGGACGCCTGCTCCGCTTCCATACTGGTCTACAAGCTGATCCTGGCAGCCAACAGCCAGCCCGATATCTGCACCTCCGAGGCGATACTCACAGGCATCGCCGGCGATACGGGAGCCTTTCGCTTTTCGAACACCACCTCCGAGGTCCTGTCCGTGGTGGCGGATCTCACCGAAAGAGGCGCCCGGCTCCATGAGATCATCAAGGAATATTTTCTCTCCAGACCCATCAGGGTAGTGAGGCTCCTGGGCAAGGTCCTCCACGGCCTGCGGTTTTATTATGACAACAAGGTGGCTGTGGCCGTGATCCTGAACGAGGATTTTGACGGCATAAACAAGACGGACCTGGAGGGCATCAACACGGAGATAAACAGCATCAGGGACCTCAGGCTGTCCGTGCTCCTGAGAGAGGAAGAAAAGGGCTCCTTCCGCTGCTCTCTCCGAAGCGACGGCTACGTGGACTGCAGCCGGCTGGCCGCGGTCTTCGACGGCGGAGGACACAAGAACGCCGCAGGCTGTACCCTGCGGAGGGCTTCCTCCGAAGAGGCTGTGGAGGATATCATGAAAGAGGTCGCCAATTGGAAGGCTTCCTTTGTATAA
- the truB gene encoding tRNA pseudouridine(55) synthase TruB — translation MEGFLCINKPSGMTSHDVVSRARRLLRTKKIGHTGTLDPLATGVLVLCVGKATRLADYIQAGEKRYLCRMLLGKGTDTLDTEGVVTAEAPAGHIGPEHLAAALPCFLGEQLQTPPSVSAIKKDGVPLYRLARQGEMVVPEPRRVRVESLELQDFCADPVHPSALLTVECSKGTYVRALVRDIGRRLGVPACVCSLHRSRNAGFEDSEAIPLAELEEMTPEEIAGAMLPMDTVCRFLPSFSTGEARRLSCGLSVSARVPDTDAIVALAGGEVAALGRVEEGMFYPGKVFIDP, via the coding sequence TTGGAAGGCTTCCTTTGTATAAACAAGCCTTCGGGCATGACCAGCCATGACGTGGTCAGCCGGGCAAGGCGTTTGCTGCGCACCAAAAAGATAGGTCATACGGGCACCCTGGATCCTCTTGCGACCGGGGTTCTTGTTTTGTGTGTGGGCAAAGCCACCAGACTTGCCGACTATATACAGGCGGGAGAAAAAAGGTACCTGTGCAGGATGCTGCTGGGGAAGGGCACCGACACTCTGGACACGGAGGGCGTGGTGACCGCGGAGGCGCCGGCGGGACATATAGGACCGGAGCACCTGGCGGCAGCGCTCCCCTGCTTTTTGGGAGAGCAGCTGCAGACGCCGCCGTCAGTGTCGGCCATCAAAAAGGACGGCGTGCCTCTATACAGGCTGGCCCGTCAGGGTGAGATGGTGGTCCCGGAGCCCAGACGGGTGAGGGTGGAGTCTCTGGAGCTGCAGGACTTTTGCGCGGATCCGGTCCATCCTTCGGCGCTGCTCACTGTGGAGTGCTCAAAGGGGACCTACGTCAGAGCCCTTGTGAGGGATATAGGCCGCAGGCTGGGGGTCCCGGCCTGCGTGTGCAGCCTGCACCGCAGCAGGAACGCAGGCTTTGAGGACAGTGAGGCGATCCCTCTTGCCGAGCTGGAGGAGATGACCCCCGAGGAGATAGCAGGCGCCATGCTGCCCATGGACACAGTATGCCGTTTTTTGCCCAGCTTTTCCACCGGGGAAGCCCGCAGGCTCTCCTGCGGTCTGTCGGTCTCTGCCCGGGTCCCGGATACGGACGCCATCGTGGCTCTTGCCGGCGGCGAGGTGGCCGCTCTGGGCCGCGTCGAGGAAGGCATGTTTTATCCCGGAAAGGTGTTTATAGATCCATGA
- a CDS encoding MFS transporter: MKQLPYYQKNIIVLGICIFLCAVSYQIIMPFFPRLLADLGVEEQNISYWTGLIFSCQSAAFMIAAPLWGKVGDTYGRKKMILRAGTVISISYFAMFFCRDPYQLLVVRIVNGFFTGFIPASITLVSTNTPEDRVLPYVAAMQTVSASGTIAGPAVGGFLGALWGFQSSVLVGASAVFVSTIMVLAFVKEINMPRPDPGHRTTLWQDIAISFRNPVIKNLVVMNFFQGICVQGVMPFIIIHMDGQVSDFVSGILYSLPAVAMIFTAQRWSRLGKTMSQYLMIIIGFIGSGAAIVLLANVRSLVLFGIFMFLFGLMNSGITTNLTAKTVSSIEEDFRGRALSIQSTFQTLGAVTTPVTAGIIIQARGTAFSFSAVGILTLVVGILFWVVLKNDLANSPAK, translated from the coding sequence ATGAAACAACTACCCTATTATCAAAAAAACATTATAGTTCTCGGTATATGCATTTTCCTGTGCGCCGTCAGCTATCAGATCATCATGCCCTTCTTTCCCAGGCTCCTGGCGGACCTGGGAGTGGAAGAGCAGAACATCAGCTATTGGACCGGCCTGATCTTTTCCTGTCAGTCGGCGGCCTTCATGATCGCGGCTCCTCTGTGGGGCAAGGTGGGGGATACCTACGGCCGCAAAAAGATGATCCTGAGGGCGGGGACGGTGATCAGCATATCCTATTTTGCCATGTTTTTCTGCCGGGACCCCTATCAGCTGCTGGTGGTGCGTATAGTCAACGGCTTCTTTACCGGCTTTATCCCCGCTTCCATCACCCTGGTGTCCACCAATACTCCCGAGGACAGGGTGCTCCCTTACGTGGCGGCAATGCAGACCGTGTCCGCCTCCGGGACCATAGCCGGCCCGGCGGTAGGAGGCTTTCTGGGCGCATTGTGGGGCTTTCAGTCCAGCGTGCTGGTGGGGGCCTCGGCCGTGTTTGTCAGCACCATAATGGTGCTGGCCTTTGTCAAAGAGATCAATATGCCCAGACCCGACCCGGGGCACCGGACCACCCTGTGGCAGGATATCGCCATCTCCTTTCGGAACCCGGTCATCAAAAATCTGGTGGTCATGAACTTCTTTCAGGGCATATGCGTTCAGGGAGTCATGCCCTTTATCATCATACACATGGACGGACAGGTCTCCGATTTTGTCAGCGGCATCCTGTATTCGCTGCCGGCGGTGGCCATGATATTCACCGCTCAGCGCTGGAGCCGGCTGGGCAAGACCATGAGCCAGTATCTCATGATAATCATCGGCTTCATAGGCTCCGGGGCGGCCATAGTGCTGCTGGCCAACGTCAGGAGCCTGGTCCTCTTTGGCATATTTATGTTTCTATTCGGCCTGATGAACTCCGGCATCACCACCAATCTGACGGCCAAGACCGTGAGCAGCATAGAAGAGGATTTCAGGGGCAGGGCCCTGTCTATCCAATCCACCTTTCAGACCCTGGGCGCCGTCACGACTCCCGTCACCGCCGGCATCATCATACAGGCCCGGGGCACGGCCTTTTCGTTTTCGGCAGTGGGTATCCTGACTCTGGTGGTCGGCATCCTCTTCTGGGTGGTCCTCAAAAACGACCTCGCCAACTCCCCGGCAAAATAA
- a CDS encoding thioredoxin fold domain-containing protein yields the protein MKKVSLWCICILFILMAAPSFCGELKVIKYSDAALTRALSDNMPIALWFTDDDNYDCRLMEQNMLDNGQFVAAVEDLIWMKIDLTGPANRARYRDLCTEYNVTKLPSIIYLNADGREYKNTRTSGYTNSDDILAALIAGAVIGWLINDNWYDDYYYNNRIVYRNNDWWRYSDRWIWFDDRYYYNDRYRHYRHPDYIFPSRIPDFPGEVRRPPLPPAMDGRRPGPGSHHPLPDVMQPRPNIAEPRPNIAEPRPNIAEPRPNIARPRPIIGRPGDNRPERPDVRRPERPSRPDVSERPSFPASRPSVTRQESKPVTKPSAPPRERPRTDKRSK from the coding sequence ATGAAAAAGGTATCCTTATGGTGCATCTGCATCCTGTTCATCCTTATGGCTGCCCCTTCTTTTTGCGGTGAGCTGAAGGTGATCAAATATTCCGACGCCGCTCTCACGAGAGCCCTCTCGGACAATATGCCCATAGCTCTCTGGTTTACCGACGACGACAACTACGACTGCCGCCTGATGGAGCAGAACATGCTGGACAACGGCCAGTTTGTGGCCGCCGTGGAAGACCTGATCTGGATGAAAATAGATCTCACCGGCCCTGCCAACAGAGCCAGATATCGCGATCTGTGCACGGAGTACAACGTCACAAAGCTTCCCTCCATCATATATCTGAATGCTGACGGCAGGGAATACAAGAACACGCGTACCTCCGGCTACACCAATAGTGACGACATCCTGGCTGCCCTGATAGCAGGAGCTGTGATCGGCTGGCTCATCAACGACAACTGGTATGACGATTATTATTACAACAATCGCATAGTATATCGCAACAACGACTGGTGGAGATATTCGGACAGATGGATATGGTTTGACGACCGCTATTATTACAACGACCGTTACAGACATTACAGACATCCGGACTACATATTCCCTTCCAGGATACCGGATTTCCCCGGTGAGGTCAGAAGGCCGCCGCTCCCGCCCGCCATGGATGGCCGCAGGCCCGGCCCCGGATCGCATCATCCTCTGCCCGACGTCATGCAGCCCCGGCCCAATATCGCCGAGCCCAGACCGAACATAGCCGAGCCCCGGCCCAATATTGCCGAGCCCAGACCAAATATCGCCCGGCCCAGGCCGATCATCGGCCGTCCCGGCGACAACAGACCGGAGAGACCCGATGTCAGGAGGCCCGAAAGACCTTCCAGGCCCGACGTCTCTGAGAGGCCCTCTTTCCCCGCCTCCAGACCTTCGGTGACACGGCAGGAGAGCAAGCCCGTCACCAAGCCCTCGGCTCCTCCCAGGGAAAGGCCAAGGACGGACAAGCGTTCAAAATAG
- a CDS encoding HAD family hydrolase codes for MDGIKNYIFDMDGVLVLGSTPIAGVTELIRRMVDDETNFAILTNNPFYTPKDLQFRLAHVGLDVPERRIYTSAMATAAFLDSQRPGGSAYVIGESGLTTAIHNVGYAITQYNPDYVVLGETTNLSFQNISTACTLIEKGARFICTNPDTVGPVEGGVVPAAGSMAALISKTTGVEPYFIGKPNPLMMRSVLRYINAHSEETAMIGDQMETDIKAGLEAGMRTVLVLSGLMDKKDVEKYPFRPDIIVNSVTELDI; via the coding sequence ATGGACGGAATAAAGAATTATATCTTTGATATGGACGGCGTGCTGGTATTGGGCTCCACGCCCATAGCCGGCGTCACGGAGCTGATCCGGCGTATGGTGGACGATGAGACCAACTTTGCCATCCTGACCAACAATCCGTTTTATACGCCCAAGGATCTGCAGTTCAGACTGGCTCACGTGGGTCTGGATGTGCCGGAGCGCCGGATCTACACCTCCGCCATGGCGACGGCTGCGTTTCTGGACAGTCAGCGACCCGGCGGGTCTGCCTACGTCATAGGCGAGTCCGGCCTGACCACCGCTATCCACAACGTGGGCTACGCCATCACCCAGTACAATCCCGACTACGTGGTGCTGGGCGAGACCACGAATCTGAGCTTTCAGAACATATCCACGGCCTGCACCCTGATCGAAAAGGGAGCCAGATTCATATGCACCAATCCGGACACGGTGGGGCCCGTGGAAGGGGGAGTGGTCCCGGCAGCAGGCTCCATGGCCGCGCTGATATCCAAGACCACCGGAGTCGAGCCCTATTTCATAGGCAAGCCGAACCCTCTCATGATGCGGTCGGTGCTCAGATACATCAACGCTCACTCCGAGGAGACCGCCATGATAGGCGATCAGATGGAGACGGATATCAAGGCGGGTCTGGAGGCAGGCATGCGCACTGTGCTGGTGCTCTCGGGGCTCATGGACAAGAAGGACGTGGAAAAGTATCCTTTCCGCCCCGACATCATAGTGAACAGTGTGACGGAGCTGGACATATAG
- a CDS encoding esterase family protein, whose amino-acid sequence MSCFNITFFSKALGKSSQMLVFKPDDRSPFPVVYQLHGHSDDYTQWARFTILEQYAVDNQIMIVLPDGGRGYYTNAATGDRYEDHILETVEFIDNTFNTIKDRAQRGIGGLSMGGYGTLKLALKHPDVFSSAAAHSSVIVPEERRGTPFWDNIFADFKPEDSLRSLALKNGSRINFRFDCGTEDGLLPENRAFAAFLKEKEIPHIYEEHPGTHNWDYWRAHVGTAIAFHMKNFGL is encoded by the coding sequence ATGAGCTGTTTTAACATTACCTTTTTTTCCAAAGCTTTGGGCAAGTCATCCCAGATGCTGGTGTTCAAGCCGGACGACCGCAGTCCTTTTCCCGTGGTGTATCAGCTCCACGGACATTCGGACGACTATACTCAGTGGGCGCGGTTTACCATACTGGAGCAATACGCCGTTGACAATCAGATAATGATCGTGCTGCCCGACGGGGGCAGGGGCTACTACACCAACGCGGCCACCGGAGACAGATACGAGGATCACATCCTGGAGACCGTGGAGTTCATAGACAACACCTTCAACACCATAAAGGACAGAGCGCAGAGAGGCATCGGCGGTCTGAGCATGGGCGGCTACGGCACCCTGAAGCTGGCCCTGAAGCATCCGGACGTGTTTTCCTCTGCGGCAGCTCATTCGTCGGTCATAGTGCCCGAGGAGCGCAGAGGCACTCCTTTCTGGGACAACATCTTTGCCGACTTCAAGCCGGAGGACTCTCTGAGGAGCCTGGCTCTGAAAAACGGCTCCCGGATCAATTTCCGTTTTGACTGCGGGACGGAGGACGGGCTCCTGCCCGAAAACAGGGCCTTTGCCGCCTTTCTCAAGGAAAAAGAGATACCTCACATATATGAAGAGCATCCCGGCACCCACAATTGGGATTATTGGCGCGCCCACGTGGGGACCGCCATCGCTTTTCACATGAAGAACTTTGGTCTGTAA
- a CDS encoding YtxH domain-containing protein, which produces MSNEKDTGLVFLAGIGLGALLGAAVALLTAPQSGKETREDLISFAEQSRDKAQELAAAAAEKAQEYASIAEEYAVIAKEKSQEAIASGKNFIANARAGMKSADEEGAEPVSAINEEMDEAEAEA; this is translated from the coding sequence ATGAGTAACGAAAAAGATACCGGTCTCGTGTTCCTTGCCGGCATAGGCCTCGGCGCTCTGCTGGGCGCTGCCGTAGCTTTGCTCACCGCTCCCCAGAGCGGAAAGGAGACCAGAGAGGATCTGATATCCTTTGCGGAGCAGTCCAGAGACAAGGCCCAGGAGCTGGCCGCGGCGGCTGCCGAGAAGGCTCAGGAATACGCTTCCATAGCCGAAGAATACGCTGTGATAGCCAAGGAAAAGAGCCAGGAGGCCATCGCGTCCGGCAAAAATTTTATTGCAAACGCCAGAGCCGGCATGAAGTCTGCCGACGAAGAGGGCGCCGAGCCCGTGTCTGCAATAAACGAGGAGATGGACGAGGCTGAAGCCGAGGCATAG
- a CDS encoding hydrogenase maturation nickel metallochaperone HypA: protein MHEMSIAAGILSAAELASEGRPVKAVSIVLGELAGIDDESLRLCWELVSENTCCSGASLDVRYVYADLKCLDCGKVFPLRTNRSLLCPECGGEGRLTDRTDMQYIEAVELYDDHQA, encoded by the coding sequence ATGCACGAAATGTCTATAGCCGCAGGCATATTGTCTGCGGCTGAACTTGCGTCGGAGGGCAGACCAGTAAAGGCTGTGAGCATAGTGCTGGGGGAGCTGGCGGGGATAGACGACGAGAGCCTGCGTCTCTGCTGGGAGCTCGTTTCCGAGAATACCTGCTGCAGCGGCGCCTCTCTGGACGTCAGATACGTATACGCCGACCTGAAATGCCTGGATTGCGGCAAGGTGTTCCCACTCAGAACAAACAGGTCCCTTCTGTGCCCGGAATGCGGCGGGGAAGGGCGCCTGACAGACAGGACGGATATGCAGTATATCGAAGCTGTGGAGCTGTATGATGACCATCAGGCTTAA
- the hypB gene encoding hydrogenase nickel incorporation protein HypB, with amino-acid sequence MTIRLKTDILGENSLRADENRSFFRGEELCVVNVCGGPGAGKTTLIAALCELLKDRVPTGVIEGDIASEIDTEALLAKGIKAVQINTMGACHLTAMQVYRGVRDLGVSGGIVFVENIGNLVCPASFDLGEACRIAVTGVTEGADKPYKYITMFRSAHMAVLTKCDMMDYCGFDAEYFQRGLRAVAPDCELYRTGIDLRSAEPLAERLLLIRNACREKE; translated from the coding sequence ATGACCATCAGGCTTAAGACGGACATATTGGGCGAGAACTCCCTGCGCGCCGATGAAAACCGGTCCTTTTTCCGCGGGGAGGAGCTGTGTGTCGTCAACGTGTGCGGCGGTCCCGGCGCCGGCAAGACCACTCTCATTGCCGCTCTGTGCGAGCTGCTGAAGGACCGGGTCCCCACAGGCGTGATAGAGGGAGATATAGCTTCGGAGATAGACACGGAAGCCCTGCTGGCAAAGGGCATAAAGGCCGTGCAGATCAACACCATGGGCGCCTGCCACCTGACAGCCATGCAGGTCTACAGGGGCGTCCGCGACCTGGGCGTCTCCGGCGGCATAGTGTTCGTGGAAAACATAGGCAATCTGGTCTGTCCTGCCTCCTTTGATCTGGGGGAGGCCTGCCGGATAGCCGTGACGGGAGTCACGGAGGGCGCCGACAAGCCCTACAAATACATCACCATGTTCCGGTCGGCCCATATGGCGGTGCTGACCAAATGCGATATGATGGACTATTGCGGCTTTGACGCGGAATACTTTCAGCGGGGTCTGAGAGCCGTCGCTCCCGACTGCGAGCTGTACAGGACCGGCATTGACCTCCGGTCGGCGGAGCCTCTGGCCGAAAGGCTGCTCCTGATCCGAAACGCATGCAGAGAAAAAGAATAA
- the hypF gene encoding carbamoyltransferase HypF: MQRKRIILSGIVQGVGFRPFVWRLASGMGLTGFVCNRGAELLCEVQGDPAALETFGARMIAEAPVNSRIENVTRYDLPPKDEASFCIIKSRRGEEGTGTGLSPDLALCRDCRREMSDPSDRRYRHPFISCTACGPRFSIALSIPYDRTNTSMKDFEMCPRCASEYESPSDRRYHAQPVACHDCGPVVRLAGTELTGYEAIEQTRSIILQGGIAVVKGIGGFHFFCDAGDPAAVERLRQVKGRRDKPFAVMAHPDDIRRFALVSAEEAELLESAAAPIVLLKKSPDYPLAGSVSPDNDRIGAMVPYTPLHHMLLRPGDVFVATSGNLSGEPVCCSDREAEERLLPVADALLTHDRPIVRPADDSVVRRGEGDMLMLRRSRGYAPGSVEHFVRGKKPADILAMGSDLKNTLCLKAGSKYILSQHIGDLEHKAVFDLFCRTAEDMKALFSRRPSLVCCDMHPDYLSSRYAAEISPEPLRVQHHAAHAAAVVAEHGLTGPVIGVVFDGTGYGSDGAIWGGEFLAGTPDRFERPWHFEYIPLQGGDAAIREPVRSYVSYMHYCGEDTPGFPLLREALDRGVNTCRSSSCGRLFDAAAWVCGIRSEPDYEARNSILLENMSEPTEEYLEVEMSEGVLRVADLIPRLEKAIGDGMDPHRAASVFHRTIARLVLAACCDIRRQTGYDRVCLSGGVFQNALLLGQCLSLLRDGGFEVYTGNRVPVNDGGLSLGQALIGQMRGE; encoded by the coding sequence ATGCAGAGAAAAAGAATAATCCTGTCGGGCATAGTCCAGGGGGTAGGCTTCCGCCCCTTTGTCTGGCGGCTGGCCTCCGGCATGGGCCTGACAGGCTTTGTGTGCAACAGAGGGGCCGAGCTGCTGTGCGAGGTCCAGGGAGACCCGGCAGCTCTGGAGACCTTCGGAGCCAGAATGATAGCCGAAGCCCCGGTCAATTCACGCATAGAAAACGTCACCCGATACGATCTGCCCCCCAAAGACGAGGCCTCCTTTTGCATCATCAAATCCCGGCGGGGAGAAGAGGGGACCGGCACCGGTCTCTCTCCGGATCTCGCCCTGTGCCGGGACTGCAGAAGGGAGATGTCCGATCCCTCGGACCGCCGGTACAGGCACCCCTTTATAAGCTGCACCGCCTGCGGCCCCAGATTTTCCATAGCGTTGTCCATCCCCTACGACCGAACGAATACCTCCATGAAGGATTTTGAGATGTGTCCCCGCTGCGCCTCCGAATACGAAAGCCCCTCGGACAGAAGGTATCACGCCCAGCCCGTGGCCTGCCACGATTGCGGGCCGGTGGTCAGGCTGGCCGGCACGGAGCTGACGGGCTATGAGGCCATAGAGCAGACCAGAAGCATCATCCTTCAGGGCGGCATAGCGGTGGTCAAGGGCATAGGCGGCTTTCATTTCTTCTGCGACGCCGGGGACCCGGCGGCAGTGGAGAGGCTGAGGCAGGTCAAGGGCCGCAGGGACAAGCCTTTTGCGGTGATGGCTCACCCGGATGACATCAGGCGCTTTGCCCTGGTGAGCGCGGAAGAAGCGGAGCTGCTGGAATCTGCCGCCGCTCCCATTGTGCTGCTGAAAAAAAGCCCGGACTATCCTCTGGCCGGGTCCGTGTCGCCGGACAACGACCGTATAGGCGCGATGGTGCCCTATACTCCTCTGCACCATATGCTGCTCCGTCCCGGCGACGTGTTTGTGGCCACCAGCGGCAACCTGTCCGGAGAGCCGGTGTGCTGCAGTGACCGGGAAGCGGAGGAGCGGCTGCTGCCCGTGGCAGACGCGCTGCTCACCCACGACAGACCCATAGTCAGACCGGCAGACGACAGTGTGGTCCGCCGGGGAGAAGGAGATATGCTGATGCTCCGCAGGTCCAGAGGCTATGCCCCCGGGAGCGTGGAGCATTTTGTCCGGGGCAAAAAGCCGGCGGACATCCTGGCCATGGGCTCCGACCTGAAAAACACCCTGTGTCTGAAGGCGGGCAGCAAATACATACTCAGCCAGCATATAGGCGACCTGGAGCACAAGGCGGTCTTTGACCTGTTTTGCAGGACTGCGGAGGATATGAAGGCCCTTTTTTCCCGCCGGCCCTCTCTGGTGTGCTGCGATATGCATCCGGACTATCTGTCCTCCCGTTACGCCGCCGAGATATCCCCGGAGCCCCTGCGGGTCCAGCATCACGCGGCCCACGCGGCGGCGGTGGTGGCGGAGCACGGGCTGACCGGCCCGGTGATAGGGGTGGTGTTTGACGGCACCGGCTACGGCTCGGACGGAGCCATATGGGGCGGAGAGTTTTTGGCGGGGACTCCGGACCGCTTTGAGAGGCCCTGGCACTTCGAATATATCCCTCTTCAGGGAGGCGACGCCGCCATCCGGGAGCCTGTGAGAAGCTACGTGTCCTATATGCACTATTGCGGGGAAGACACACCAGGCTTTCCCCTGCTGCGGGAAGCCCTGGACCGGGGCGTCAATACCTGCCGGAGCTCCAGCTGCGGCCGTTTGTTTGACGCGGCCGCCTGGGTCTGCGGCATCAGGAGCGAGCCGGACTACGAGGCCAGAAACAGCATCCTGCTGGAAAATATGTCGGAGCCCACGGAGGAGTATCTGGAGGTGGAGATGTCGGAGGGCGTCCTGAGGGTGGCAGACCTCATCCCGCGGCTGGAAAAGGCCATCGGAGACGGCATGGACCCTCACAGGGCCGCCTCGGTGTTTCACAGGACCATAGCCCGCCTCGTTCTGGCGGCCTGCTGCGATATACGCAGGCAAACGGGCTACGACAGAGTGTGCCTGAGCGGGGGAGTGTTTCAGAACGCCCTGCTGCTGGGACAGTGCCTGTCACTGTTGAGGGACGGCGGCTTTGAGGTATATACGGGCAACAGGGTGCCCGTGAACGACGGAGGCCTGTCTCTTGGGCAGGCTCTGATAGGGCAGATGAGGGGAGAATAG
- a CDS encoding HypC/HybG/HupF family hydrogenase formation chaperone → MCVAYPLKVLETDGNKGVGEAGGLRFEFACDFCPELRPGDYVLVHAGCAIERLDPEEAERTLLLFRELREALDD, encoded by the coding sequence ATGTGCGTAGCATATCCTCTGAAGGTGCTGGAGACAGACGGCAACAAAGGAGTGGGGGAAGCAGGCGGGCTGAGATTTGAATTTGCCTGTGACTTTTGTCCCGAGCTCAGGCCCGGCGATTACGTGCTGGTCCACGCCGGTTGCGCCATCGAAAGGCTGGACCCTGAGGAAGCCGAAAGGACTCTGCTCCTCTTCCGGGAGCTGCGGGAGGCTCTGGATGATTGA